ACAATGTCAGGAGTATCAGTAGTGAGAAAAAACTTGCCGAAAGGAGATAAACAGGTGCTGGATAAATCGGTGGTAAGTAATGGGAATAAATTAGGGTGTACAGCGGAGCTCCAGCCAACGGACTCAATGTTTCCAGCGACGTGGTGAGTGAAAATACTTTTCctgaaaatatcgatattaatttttttctcaaatttttattattatgcagCTCACTGTGTAACTTAACTGGGCTATTGTAAAACTCACCAATATCTTTAGCAGGTACAGACTTTGATATAGTAGATCGCATAACTGGTCCCGCTGCTCCACTAAAAAATCCAATACACGCCGAGAGATACATGTGCCAACCTTCTGTTGCGAAGGCTTTTGTAAGTGCACTACCCAGGCATGATGTGAGTGCTATGCCAGTTATTAAAGTATCTGAAAAacctgaaatgaaaatttaaatcaatcATTCGTTCAACTTCCTTCCatactttctttattttctagtTGAAAGACTTTTCGCTTTCTTCTGATCAACCTTATATCTAATACTTAATGATAATGATTCAAGTTACCTAAAACTCGACTGAACAACGAAACGCCGAATATCATACATGGGATACTGAATAGAACACCTGTGCCactgaaataagaaaaacgttGAACATCCCAGCCCAGTCGCTCTCTTGTAAACAGAAAACCTATGCTGACTTCTCCTTCAACAACCATTACAGACAGAGCAAGAATGCAAATTGCAAGCCAGACGACTGTTCGAAAAAAGCCATCTCGCTTCTCGAAAGCGCTTGCAACAAGCTCTCGAACAGACGAGATTTTGAATAGTCCACGTATCGATTCCTGTGGAAGCATCACCAcacttaataataatactatatgCTAATACCTTAGATCAGTGTTTATCAACCTATGTTGCAAACCAGGTAAAAGTAAAAAGCACAAACGAAGTTTTGCGAGGAATCctttgattttaaaaatcctttgaaatcacTGACATAGTTTTATCATGGATGTGGGGGAtcggcatattttttttacttgtaatgGGGTCGCGAATCAAGAACGGCGAAAAACACTGCCTCAGGTAATACATAGCGATGATTAGAGAGGATATTGACCTTGGAGGTATCTCGTACTGTTTCTTCGACAAGGAAGTAAATGTAAAGTAGTGCCATCGTACAGCAGATCGCCGCTGTACTAAATACAGCAGTATAACCACTCATTTTATAAATCAGAGGTCCGGTAAAGATGCCAAATAAAACTCCAATAAAAACTGAGGCTTGCAACCAAGCCAAAAGCATAGTTCTGTCTTTTTCTCCAGAAGTGTCAGAGATATGACACATCGATGCTATTATCACAGCACTCACTCCACCCAAAGCAGATGCCGGAACCGAAGGAATCAAGAAATACCAAGGATTCATATTCCAATTACACATCAAAGCGAGTGATATGTAGAATATAGTAAAACCTGCAGAAGTAACATCGGCAATCAAATGCTGTAACTACTTACTCAGATTATTTggagataaaatttatacagtctatgtttaaaaatagaaaactcaTAGCTCACCCGCAACGCCGGATAGCAAAAGCGGTCTCCTTCCAGCTCGATCACTCCAAGGACCAAGGAATAGAGAAAGTATTGCTGGTAGCACACTTTCGATTAAAGACTTTGCCAACACAATCATGCTTACATGAGTTTCGACTTCGGCCTCTACGTGTATTGCTTCAGAACTA
The genomic region above belongs to Diprion similis isolate iyDipSimi1 chromosome 8, iyDipSimi1.1, whole genome shotgun sequence and contains:
- the LOC124409450 gene encoding proton-coupled folate transporter-like: MADTEITDPAVKGHRRFFVLGPPMTLLLFSQALTGTVLTDLIVYRACLSSPSTNHTECSILRTNASSSEAIHVEAEVETHVSMIVLAKSLIESVLPAILSLFLGPWSDRAGRRPLLLSGVAGFTIFYISLALMCNWNMNPWYFLIPSVPASALGGVSAVIIASMCHISDTSGEKDRTMLLAWLQASVFIGVLFGIFTGPLIYKMSGYTAVFSTAAICCTMALLYIYFLVEETVRDTSKESIRGLFKISSVRELVASAFEKRDGFFRTVVWLAICILALSVMVVEGEVSIGFLFTRERLGWDVQRFSYFSGTGVLFSIPCMIFGVSLFSRVLGFSDTLITGIALTSCLGSALTKAFATEGWHMYLSACIGFFSGAAGPVMRSTISKSVPAKDIGKVFSLTTSLETLSPLAGAPLYTLIYSHYLPPIYPAPVYLLSASFFSLLILLTLCLAVINRNSRNMNFAPLVEEE